One Streptococcus sp. VT 162 genomic window, CTTTGTCTGTTAAAATAGAGTTGCTTGCACTAGCTGCCAAGGTAACAATGTCCTCAGTCAGTGGAGCAATACTAATTTCATTTAACAAGAGTCCCTTGCTAAATTTTTCGGGGTCAACTCCCCTCGCTTCTGCTAAGTCTTGTAATTTCAAGACATATTGACTGGTCGCAAAACCAATCTTATCAATACCGATTGTCATATTTACCTCTGTTTTTTCATTCATTGTAAAAAATCGTTTCATTCTATTTTATCACAAATAGGAACAAAAGAGAGAAAAAAGACTTGATTCAACAAATCAAGTCTTTGCTTTGACTGCATTAGGAAGAGATTCCTCGTTGTTTGCGGATGTAGTAATAAAGCTTTAGAATTACCGTTCCACTTGCCATTCCAATAGAAATAACAAGAGCTAACATAACCACCAAAGTCGCGCTGGCAATAGCATGGCTGTAATCGCCTGTCACAAAGAAAGCTGTCGTTCGATAGGATAAATAACCCGGCACCAAGGGGGCAAGAATGGCCAAGACAAAAACTACCGCTGGTGTCTTATAGACAATACTTAAAATCTGGCTGATGCAAGAGCCAATTACTGCTGCGATAAAGGTCGCGACAATAACATTGGTTGGTTCTTTGAGCACGAGATAGAGGAGCCAAACGCCCATTCCCAAAATACCACCAGGTAGGAGCATGGAGCGTTGAACATTCAGTACGATTAGAAAGGTGATAATGGCGAGTAAACTCGCTACTGCTTGGAGTAAAATACTTGTTAGAGTCATCTTATGTCATCAAAACTAGGGCGACGGAGGTACCGGCCCCTAAAGCGAGGGTAATGAGCAGGGATTCAAACATCTTGCTCATACCAGAGTTGATATGGTTGGTCATGATATCCCGTACCGCATTTGTCAGAGCAATCCCTGGAACAAAGGGCATGACCGCTCCTGCTATAATCAGGTCTGCTGTCGAAGGAAAGCCTGTATAGCGGGCCCAGAACTGGGCGATCAAGCCGAAAACAAAGGCACCTGCAAAGGCCGTTACAAAAGGAATGCGGACAAACTTCTCGACATAGAGAGAGAAGGCAAATCCAAATAAAGTTGCAATAGCTGCACCAAAAGCGTCATAAACATTGCCCCCAAACATAATCGAGAAGAAAGGGGCACTGAGGGTCGCTGCTACAGTCACTTGGAACTTTGTATAAGGAAGGGCTTGATTACCAATTTCTTTGAGCTTTTTAAAGGCTGTCGAGAGATCAATCTGCCCGCCCACAAGCTCCCGTGATACTTGGTTGACATCGCAAACTTTTTCAATGTTATAAGAGGATGAGGTCACCCGTTTCATCCGAGAAATATTGGTATTTTCAATAGAAAAGAAAATAGCTGCGGGCATGGCAAGAACATTGCAATCCAATATTCCCTGCGAATGGGCAATACGGATCATCGTATCCTCGACCCGATGAATCTCTGAGCCACTTTTCAGGAGAATGGTTCCTGCTAGCATAATCACATCAATGACGGCATTCAACTCTCTCGATTCGTCCATTTTCTCCTCCTTTTTCTACTCCCTATATTTTATCACAAAATCTTGTGAAAAAAAATCTTTGTCATGAAATCATGACAAAGATTCGTCTAATCTCGAGAACTTTCGTGAGATCCTTCACTATTGGATGAACTGCTAGAAGGAGTGTTCCCTTGTTGATTTCCTTGTTGGTTCCCCTGGTTTGGACTTGTAGGAGAACCCTGGTTCCCACGTTGGGCAGGATTAGAGGATGAAGTTGATGGTGGTGTTTTTGGTTTGTAGATGGAAAGTTTGATACGTGTACTTGCAAGATCAACCAGTTCTCCTGCTCTTGGCGTTTGACTTACAACAGTTCCTTCTGCCGTTCCTTCAGGAGCAGTCGATACTTCAACAACCTCAATATTTGCTTCCTTCACACCGACAATCTGAGTCAAGTTATTCTTTGTAAATTCGAGGCTTGAACCAATGTAGTTCGGCATGCTGACACTAGTCACCTTCTTAGCCACTGTTAAGGTAATCGTAGTGGCTTTTGAGAGGTCATAAGTCGAACCTGAAGCAGGGGTTTGTCTGAGGATAGTTCCTGGTTCGCTTTCGCTGGATTCTTCCTCTTCCATCTTGATTAGATTTTCAGGAAC contains:
- a CDS encoding membrane protein gives rise to the protein MTLTSILLQAVASLLAIITFLIVLNVQRSMLLPGGILGMGVWLLYLVLKEPTNVIVATFIAAVIGSCISQILSIVYKTPAVVFVLAILAPLVPGYLSYRTTAFFVTGDYSHAIASATLVVMLALVISIGMASGTVILKLYYYIRKQRGISS
- a CDS encoding membrane protein; its protein translation is MDESRELNAVIDVIMLAGTILLKSGSEIHRVEDTMIRIAHSQGILDCNVLAMPAAIFFSIENTNISRMKRVTSSSYNIEKVCDVNQVSRELVGGQIDLSTAFKKLKEIGNQALPYTKFQVTVAATLSAPFFSIMFGGNVYDAFGAAIATLFGFAFSLYVEKFVRIPFVTAFAGAFVFGLIAQFWARYTGFPSTADLIIAGAVMPFVPGIALTNAVRDIMTNHINSGMSKMFESLLITLALGAGTSVALVLMT